One window of the Fusobacterium animalis 7_1 genome contains the following:
- a CDS encoding GNAT family N-acetyltransferase yields the protein MKIEYNFIEIKKENINLIKDLWEKNRIFHQNKTNNFSYQYSNLNFDERMNNIFNSKDINHYKITGIISQSNIIGYCLSIIQENSGELCTLFIDEKYRNNGLGHILIEKHLEWFKNNKCNSVSVNVLIENKDTIKFYESLSFKQNIINMEIPLKKI from the coding sequence ATGAAAATAGAATATAATTTTATTGAGATAAAAAAAGAAAATATAAATTTAATAAAAGATTTATGGGAAAAAAATAGAATATTTCATCAAAATAAAACAAATAATTTTTCTTATCAATATTCAAATTTGAATTTTGATGAAAGGATGAATAATATATTTAATTCAAAAGACATAAATCATTACAAAATTACTGGTATAATAAGTCAAAGTAATATTATAGGATATTGCTTATCTATAATTCAAGAAAATTCAGGAGAGTTATGTACATTATTTATTGATGAAAAATATAGAAATAATGGTTTAGGACATATATTAATAGAAAAACATTTAGAATGGTTTAAAAATAATAAATGCAATAGTGTATCTGTAAATGTTCTTATAGAAAATAAAGATACAATAAAGTTCTATGAATCATTAAGTTTTAAACAAAATATAATAAATATGGAAATCCCATTAAAAAAGATTTAG
- a CDS encoding DUF2207 domain-containing protein codes for MKKNILRIFLFFIISIISFSASFRISDLNVEAKLQKDGSMLVSEAVTYSIDEINGVYFDIDAKGYGGINSLQVFEDNGINENNEISFKKVDSANYEVTENDGVYRIKLYSKNYNNIRTFKFVYTLPDAIKVYDDVAQLNRKMVGQDWQKGIFTIKVTIEIPVSKNYDNSKILVFGHGPLTGEVDKIDNTVVYKLEDYYPGDFLEAHILMEPEIFSEFDKSKIIHVNMKQELLDMEARLANEANTERNRAIKIKKGMQILSNNPKTILGTEASIWAVLMYYIHIVFKRKNKFKNDEVKYLRDLPDDSSPALVGGIMTKNVNDNEILATIVDLIRKKVLTLETSDKKTIITLTGSTETLSDQEKALIDIYINDFGDGKSLDLKSFGFFHKVPMSTARKFEKWSSYITNEINRKGLVYEHIGYGATGLLSLFSTLFTFGGFVITGLTGNPIFMLSFPLGITLSFSKTSAKCPSKKLAETINKWQAFKNFLSDYFQLEGAKITSIHLWEQYFVYAIALGVSDKVVKAYRKALDMGIIKDVDGMTNLAYSPIFNSGFSRSFNNLNSVVSKTNSRASSTIASSRSSSSSGEGGGFSSGSSGGGGSHGGGGGF; via the coding sequence ATGAAAAAAAATATTTTAAGAATTTTTCTGTTTTTTATCATTTCTATTATAAGTTTTTCAGCAAGTTTTAGAATTTCTGACTTAAATGTAGAAGCTAAACTACAAAAAGATGGCTCTATGCTTGTCAGTGAAGCTGTAACTTATAGTATAGATGAAATAAATGGAGTGTATTTTGATATAGATGCAAAAGGTTATGGTGGAATAAATTCTTTACAAGTTTTTGAAGATAATGGAATTAACGAAAATAATGAAATTTCTTTTAAAAAAGTAGACTCTGCAAATTATGAAGTTACAGAAAATGATGGAGTGTATAGAATAAAACTTTATTCAAAAAACTATAACAATATAAGGACTTTTAAATTTGTTTATACACTGCCAGATGCCATAAAAGTTTATGATGATGTTGCTCAATTAAATAGAAAAATGGTAGGTCAAGATTGGCAAAAAGGAATTTTTACTATTAAAGTAACTATTGAAATTCCTGTATCAAAAAATTATGATAACTCAAAAATTTTAGTCTTTGGTCATGGTCCTCTTACAGGTGAAGTTGATAAAATAGATAACACTGTTGTATATAAATTAGAGGATTACTATCCAGGAGATTTTTTAGAAGCACATATTTTAATGGAGCCTGAAATATTTTCAGAATTTGATAAATCAAAAATAATTCATGTGAATATGAAACAAGAACTTTTAGATATGGAAGCAAGATTAGCTAATGAAGCTAATACAGAAAGAAATAGAGCAATAAAAATAAAAAAAGGTATGCAAATACTTTCTAATAATCCAAAGACAATTTTAGGTACAGAAGCATCAATATGGGCAGTTTTAATGTACTATATACATATAGTATTTAAAAGAAAAAATAAATTTAAAAATGATGAAGTAAAATATTTAAGAGATTTACCAGATGATTCTTCTCCTGCACTTGTTGGTGGAATTATGACAAAAAATGTAAATGATAATGAGATACTTGCAACCATTGTTGATTTAATCAGAAAAAAAGTTTTAACACTTGAAACTTCTGATAAAAAAACTATAATAACTTTAACAGGAAGTACAGAAACATTATCTGATCAAGAAAAAGCTCTAATAGATATCTATATAAATGATTTTGGAGATGGAAAATCTTTAGATTTAAAAAGTTTTGGATTTTTCCATAAAGTTCCAATGAGTACTGCTAGAAAATTTGAAAAATGGAGTAGTTACATTACCAATGAAATAAATAGAAAAGGTTTAGTCTATGAACATATAGGTTATGGAGCTACGGGACTTCTTTCTTTATTTTCAACACTTTTTACTTTTGGTGGATTTGTAATTACTGGTCTTACAGGGAATCCAATTTTTATGCTTTCCTTCCCATTAGGAATTACACTTTCTTTTTCAAAAACTTCAGCTAAATGTCCAAGTAAAAAATTAGCTGAAACAATTAATAAATGGCAAGCATTTAAGAATTTTTTATCAGATTATTTTCAATTAGAAGGAGCAAAAATTACTTCAATACATCTTTGGGAACAATATTTTGTTTATGCAATAGCATTGGGGGTATCTGATAAAGTAGTAAAAGCATATAGAAAAGCATTGGATATGGGTATTATAAAGGATGTTGATGGAATGACTAATCTTGCTTATTCACCTATATTTAATAGTGGATTTAGTCGTTCATTTAATAACTTAAATAGTGTGGTTAGTAAAACTAATTCAAGAGCAAGTTCAACCATTGCTTCAAGTAGGAGTTCTAGTTCATCTGGTGAAGGTGGAGGATTTAGTTCTGGCTCATCAGGAGGTGGAGGCTCTCATGGTGGAGGCGGAGGCTTCTAA